A single genomic interval of Aedes aegypti strain LVP_AGWG chromosome 1, AaegL5.0 Primary Assembly, whole genome shotgun sequence harbors:
- the LOC110678048 gene encoding uncharacterized protein LOC110678048, giving the protein MTFDKLVKNLDQLTRIEQNLRKSINKSKTVDTLQTNLEKAFWLFNEIETELIENQDKIPDKQFFIYIKKARTSIDYIKQVTHSKIVIQPKPIINPISEIMPFDARLASSILLPFDGDCEKLSAFKDSVNFLKTTQAADLPTLKLFISTRISGKARDALPNDITGKSIEEIVDLISQHCESKVTSDQVLAKLKGVKKGSPKQQFCEQIESLCNQLTRTYVKEGIPQATAKKIATKSGIEALVKTVPTENAKIVLQAGSFSSIEQAIQKFNELPDNSENNELNRIFSVNANQTRYQNRNQHRGNGRYAPRDAGNSNFYPRGTPSYNQRFNFNNTPPRFQRQFFPNGNYRGGRPNSRGHPHQGQRVNRIYFADSQTAASTPSMHNNFTPYMQNPNQPHWNMTPQVHQPTTATPPQNENFLGTVDQFSQLM; this is encoded by the coding sequence ATGACTTTCGATAAATTAGTCAAAAATCTTGATCAGTTAACACGAATAGAACAGAATCTTAGGAAATCTATTAATAAAAGTAAAACAGTAGATACATTACAGACAAATTTAGAAAAAGCTTTTTGGTTGTTTAATGAGATAGAAACCGAATTAATAGAAAACCAAGATAAAATCCCTgataagcaatttttcatttatataaaaaaagcaAGAACTTCCATTGACTATATTAAACAAGTAACACATAGCAAAATAGTAATTCAACCGAAACCAATTATAAACCCAATTTCCGAAATCATGCCTTTCGACGCGAGACTTGCCTCGTCAATCTTATTGCCATTCGACGGTGATTGTGAGAAGCTGTCTGCTTTCAAAGAcagtgtaaattttttaaaaacaacTCAAGCTGCCGACCTCCCAACGTTAAAGTTATTCATATCTACGAGAATATCTGGAAAAGCGCGAGATGCATTGCCGAACGATATTACTGGGAAATCaattgaagaaattgttgaCTTAATTAGCCAGCACTGTGAAAGCAAGGTAACTTCAGACCAAGTGCTCGCTAAACTGAAAGGTGTTAAAAAGGGTTCTCCAAAACAACAATTTTGCGAACAAATTGAATCACTTTGCAATCAGTTGACTAGAACATATGTCAAAGAGGGCATCCCACAGGCGACCGCAAAGAAAATAGCCACAAAATCAGGTATCGAGGCGCTGGTAAAAACTGTTCCAactgaaaatgcgaaaattgtacTCCAAGCTGGCTCATTCTCAAGTATTGAGCAAGCCATTCAGAAATTTAATGAATTACCCGATAACTCCGAGAACAATGAACTTAACCGTATCTTCAGCGTAAACGCGAACCAAACAAGATATCAAAATAGAAATCAACATAGAGGTAATGGAAGATACGCCCCACGCGATGCGGGAAATAGCAATTTTTACCCCCGTGGAACACCGTCTTACAATCAGCGGTTTAACTTTAACAATACCCCACCGCGTTTCCAAAGGCAATTCTTCCCTAACGGTAATTATCGTGGAGGGCGACCAAACAGCCGTGGTCACCCACACCAGGGACAGCGCGTAAACAGAATTTATTTCGCTGACTCACAAACAGCCGCGTCAACACCGAGCATGCATAATAACTTCACTCCGTACATGCAAAACCCTAACCAACCGCACTGGAATATGACCCCTCAGGTACATCAACCTACGACAGCTACGCCACCACAAAACGAAAATTTTTTAGGAACGGtggatcaattttctcaattaaTGTAG